Within the Desulfitibacter alkalitolerans DSM 16504 genome, the region TTGTGTGGGTAGGTTTACTAAAACTTGAATAATGTATTGCTAAACGTTATACAATAGAATATAATAATTAAAAGGAAAGGTGGTGCTATTATGGCTGCTAAAACAGCAAATGTCCTCGCTCGTGTCGAGCCAGAAATAAAAGAAAAAGCGGAAGCTATTATGGCAAAACTGGGGATTCCGGCTTCCGTTGTTATCAATATGCTCTATAAGCAAATCGTTATGACTAGGAGCATTCCGTTTCCCCTGTCGCTTCCTGCTGCTCCAATGACATGGGATGAAATGGATGTAGACACGTTCAATACAATCATGCAGAATGGTTTGGATGAAGCAAAAGCCGACCATTCTCGTCCTGCTTCTGAGGTGCTTACGGATTTAAGACGGGGATTGTAATTTATGGCAGACAGTACGTATACGGTTAAAATCACCTCGCAGGCAGAGGAACAGTTGGAAGGGCTTAGCTTCGTTTGAAGCTAAGCCCTTCCGTGTTATTTCAAGGCAGACAGTTAAATTACTGCCAGCCTCCGAAATTACCCATGGTTAAAATCTTATACCAAAGGACCAGGCAATAATCTGCCTGGTCCTTTATATTTCTCCTTTTCGTACCTTTTCTATCAAGTCATTTACCTTATCCTTAATTATATCCCTGGTCTGGCGATAGCCTTCAATAGGACCACCAGACGGGTCCTCCAATCCCCAGTCAGTCCTATAGCTGCATGGAATAAAGGGACATTCTACATTGCACCCCATTGTTATGAGTATATCTACTTTGTTAGGAATGTCACTTAGAAGCTTTGGATAGTGACTGCTCATATCCACTCCCGCTTCTTCCATAACCTCTACAGCTAAAGGCTTTACTTCTGGGTATTCTTCAGTTCCAGCAGAATATGCATCTAAAGCATCTGCTCCTAATTTTTTGGCCCAGCCTTCTGCCATCTGGGAACGGCAGGAGTTGTGTACACAGACAAAAGCTACAGTTTTTTTCATTGTTACTAAGCCCTCCCAATATCGAATTTAGTTAAATCTTGTAACAATCTTTTTACTTTATATTCCATCTCATTTTGCATTCAGTCATATTTACCATTAGTATAATAATTTATAGCATGAATAATATACTGCCTCCTATAGCCCCTGTAAGAACTATTATTAATGGCTGCAGTTTCCAGTACTCCAGCATGCCAAAAAGGACTGCCGCAAAAGCAAAATCTAGCGGCCTATTAATTGAACTAGTCCATATAGGATCATACAAGGCTGCCAGCAATAATCCCACTACAGCTGCATTTACTCCAGTTAATGCCCCCTGAACCTTTGGATATTTACGAAGACTGTTCCAGAAAGGCAGTATCCCCAAGATTAATAAAGCTGCTGGGAAAAATACTGCCAGGGTAGCAATTATTGCTCCTGACCAACCTGCCGTTACAGCCCCTAAATAAGAACCGAAAGTGAATAATGGTCCGGGAACAGCCTGGGCAGCCCCATACCCGGCAAGAAACAGCTCCTGGCTAACCCATCCTACAGGTACTACTTCTCTTTCTAAAAGGGGTAGCACCACATGTCCCCCGCCAAAAACCAGGGCACCAGCCCTGTAAAAGCTATCTAACAAGGCCATGGCCTGGAAAGAAAATACCTGTCTTAAAATAGGTAAAACAACCAGTAAACTGAAAAAGAGGGCAATACATACCATGGCAAACCTACGGCTTATGGATAAATTGATACTAGATACATTTGGTATAACTTTATCTTTATAAAGAAAAACTCCTGTTACTGCAGCTGCAAAGATTAAAAAAACCTGGGTAAAAGCTGTATGCCATAAAAGTATTATAATGGCTGTAACAATTGCAATTGTAGCTCTGTCTCTATCCGGGGTCAGCTTTCTACCCATACCAAGGACAGCGTGAGCAACTATTGCTACAGCTACTATCTTTAACCCATAGATGAAACCTGTATTATTTAATTGCAGGCTTTCAAGGAATAGGGCAAAGAAAACTAAAATCAGAAAAGAAGGAAGGGTAAATCCCAACCAGGCAGCAACAGCCCCCATGACCCCTCCCCTCATGGCCCCAATCCCCATGCCCACCTGGCTGCTGGCAGGCCCGGGCAGTACCTGGCATAGAGCCACCAGATCTGCATAACTCTTTTCATCTAACCATTTACGCCTCTCAACATATTCATTATAAAAGTATCCCAGATGGGCTATTGGACCTCCAAAGGATGTAAGGCCAAGTCTTAGCGATACAGTGAAAATCTCTGCAAGCCCATGCAGCCTGGTTGAATTGGCTTTATTCATGGTCATCCCCCATTCCCCATTGCGCGCTTATTATTATCAACTTTCAATATGGTTTATTGTTATTACAGTGCATATGATACTTATGTAATTGATAATACAATTCACAAATTCTTTCAACCTATTGAAAGTTCTACAGAACAGACACTTTTCCTTTGGTATTGTAAAAACTTAACCTGGTCTTAAACTATTCTTAACTTAAGTACTGTTTCTGGCCAGCACAAGGGTAAAATCTACAGTTATCTTCTTAATTTCAGAAGCAATGACTTTATCAAGCCTGTCTTTTGGTACTCCCCAGGATAATGGGGTCATTCTAGTAATCTCTTCCAGCACTTCTCTGGTTACAGCAAATTCATATTTAATTTGCTCCATGTTTATAATGTTAAAGCTGCTGCTAAAATGCTTTATAACCTGCTCATTGGAGTATGCTTCCTTATCAGTTTGATCATAAAAAACACTTCGTAATTCCCCTAGATAATCAGTTCCAGGAACAACCTTAAGCAGCAAACCATTCCTTGCCAGGATTCTTTTGAATTCCTTGTAGTTTGAAGGAGATAGTATATTAAGGATAATATCTATCTTACCATCCTTTATGGGTATTCTGGCAAGGTCAGCCACGCACCAGACTATATGATGGTAGTTTTTAGAAGCTATTTGTATTCCTTCCCTGGATATATCAATACCAATACCCGTTATCTCTTCTGGTGGAAGTTTTCCTGAGTTTTGGAGATCAGCCAGAACCTTTGCCAGGTGGGTTCCCTCTCCACAACCGGCATCTAAAATTTTTATGGACGCAGGCTGAAAACCAGGTATGGCTTCTAAAATTAAACTACTTATCCTTTCTAGTAAGGGATCAAAGAAGCCCCTATCGCAAACCTGCTTTCTAGCTTCCAGCATCTCCTTGTTATATTCATCTTTTCTTGAGCCTGCTAGAAGGTTAACGTAGCCCTTTTTTGCCAGGTCAAAGGAATGGTTATCTGTACAAACCAAACTCCTGGTTTCATTAATTCCCATGTCTTTGCCACATATTGGACATTTAAAAAGGCTGACATTGTCTATAAATTTTTGCTTGCGAAGGAAATTGACCCCCTTGCTTGACATGGGTATCACCTCTTTTTAGCAATTATGATCTTAATATGGGTCTGGCTTCCTTATCCAAGGAACAAAAAATCTGCGCAATTAAAATGGACTAACCAGGGCTGTTCCTTGTCTTTAATGGACTTCCATAAGTCCCTGCTAACTTCCATTTCTATATGCTGCTGCCCCTCTATCCATTTCTGCCCTTGCATTTTTGGATTTTCGTGGAGGTATAAATACAAGATTACTGTATAGGGAGATTCCTTTATACCGGCAAGCCATGCTGGATAAGTATTTTCCATCAGCTTATCAACAATTCGGAGATGGCTTGGCCTCATTCCCACATAAGCAGTATTTTCTGGAACATCCTTATTAACCTTAAATCGGCATTTCCAGTTAACAGCCTCTACCTCATTATTTGCCTTGATTTTAATCTGACTTAAATTACTGCAACCTGTTAAAACGGCTGCAGCATGGGTTTCAGGTTTATAAAATACCTTGTCTCTGGAACCCTGCTCAACGGTTTTTCCTTCTTTAAAGATGACAATCTCCTTGGAAATACGATATGCCTCATCTATATTATGGGTTACAAATATGGAGGCACCTTGATAATTGGAAAGAATTTCTAAAAGTTCGTACTCCATCTCATTTCGCAGCTGGCTATCCAATGCTGAAAAGGGCTCATCTAGTAAAATAATATTTGGCTCAAAGGCTAATACCCTTGCTAGAGCAACCCTTTGCTGCTGACCCCCAGATAATTCATGG harbors:
- a CDS encoding type II toxin-antitoxin system RelB/DinJ family antitoxin, producing MAAKTANVLARVEPEIKEKAEAIMAKLGIPASVVINMLYKQIVMTRSIPFPLSLPAAPMTWDEMDVDTFNTIMQNGLDEAKADHSRPASEVLTDLRRGL
- a CDS encoding arsenate reductase ArsC produces the protein MKKTVAFVCVHNSCRSQMAEGWAKKLGADALDAYSAGTEEYPEVKPLAVEVMEEAGVDMSSHYPKLLSDIPNKVDILITMGCNVECPFIPCSYRTDWGLEDPSGGPIEGYRQTRDIIKDKVNDLIEKVRKGEI
- a CDS encoding chromate transporter — its product is MTMNKANSTRLHGLAEIFTVSLRLGLTSFGGPIAHLGYFYNEYVERRKWLDEKSYADLVALCQVLPGPASSQVGMGIGAMRGGVMGAVAAWLGFTLPSFLILVFFALFLESLQLNNTGFIYGLKIVAVAIVAHAVLGMGRKLTPDRDRATIAIVTAIIILLWHTAFTQVFLIFAAAVTGVFLYKDKVIPNVSSINLSISRRFAMVCIALFFSLLVVLPILRQVFSFQAMALLDSFYRAGALVFGGGHVVLPLLEREVVPVGWVSQELFLAGYGAAQAVPGPLFTFGSYLGAVTAGWSGAIIATLAVFFPAALLILGILPFWNSLRKYPKVQGALTGVNAAVVGLLLAALYDPIWTSSINRPLDFAFAAVLFGMLEYWKLQPLIIVLTGAIGGSILFML
- a CDS encoding putative RNA methyltransferase — encoded protein: MSSKGVNFLRKQKFIDNVSLFKCPICGKDMGINETRSLVCTDNHSFDLAKKGYVNLLAGSRKDEYNKEMLEARKQVCDRGFFDPLLERISSLILEAIPGFQPASIKILDAGCGEGTHLAKVLADLQNSGKLPPEEITGIGIDISREGIQIASKNYHHIVWCVADLARIPIKDGKIDIILNILSPSNYKEFKRILARNGLLLKVVPGTDYLGELRSVFYDQTDKEAYSNEQVIKHFSSSFNIINMEQIKYEFAVTREVLEEITRMTPLSWGVPKDRLDKVIASEIKKITVDFTLVLARNST
- a CDS encoding sulfate/molybdate ABC transporter ATP-binding protein yields the protein MGLLVDIKKQLPGFNLDVSFHTDKYSLGFLGASGSGKSLTLRCIAGLMTPDEGKIVIDDCVFFDSKKGINVPISERKTGYVFQNYALFKHMTVEGNIAFGLRNRDAKYKVQRTKEMLELVRLEGYAKSLPHELSGGQQQRVALARVLAFEPNIILLDEPFSALDSQLRNEMEYELLEILSNYQGASIFVTHNIDEAYRISKEIVIFKEGKTVEQGSRDKVFYKPETHAAAVLTGCSNLSQIKIKANNEVEAVNWKCRFKVNKDVPENTAYVGMRPSHLRIVDKLMENTYPAWLAGIKESPYTVILYLYLHENPKMQGQKWIEGQQHIEMEVSRDLWKSIKDKEQPWLVHFNCADFLFLG